One stretch of Pseudomonadota bacterium DNA includes these proteins:
- the hemW gene encoding radical SAM family heme chaperone HemW: MKRPGLYVHIPFCKTKCPYCDFYSITDLSLMDSWLEALQKEAALYKGEFSAFDSLYLGGGTPSLLSNRQMETLMNTLLTHFAFAHNTEITIEVNPDDITADKLVFLQSLGANRISIGVQSFNDEELLFLKRRHTASVAEKAIDLVRSSGFKNYGIDLMYGLPGQTEDTWTKTLEYALTFEPTHLSCYQFTLEERTPYGQLKAEGKLRLAGECEERKLFLLTSNRLKSNGFIHYEISNFARTQKYESRHNKKYWQHIPCLGLGPAAHSFKDGMRWWNHRSVEKYCEALTRGEKPIDGFETLSPEQLWLERLFLGFRTKRGVALGDVSGKPSLDETLVRAKRSRLVTIRNNRIIPTQKGYLIADHLPLMFCD; encoded by the coding sequence GTGAAGCGCCCAGGCCTCTATGTTCACATCCCCTTCTGCAAAACCAAATGTCCCTATTGCGATTTCTACTCAATAACAGACCTTTCTTTAATGGATTCATGGCTTGAGGCCCTTCAGAAGGAGGCGGCCCTGTATAAGGGAGAATTCAGCGCCTTTGATTCCCTCTATCTCGGGGGCGGGACACCATCCCTTCTCAGCAACCGGCAAATGGAAACCCTCATGAATACCCTCCTGACACATTTTGCATTCGCTCACAATACGGAAATTACTATTGAGGTAAACCCGGATGATATTACAGCAGATAAACTGGTATTCCTGCAATCTCTCGGGGCGAACAGGATAAGCATAGGCGTCCAGTCTTTTAATGATGAGGAACTCCTTTTTCTGAAAAGGAGGCACACTGCATCTGTTGCAGAAAAGGCTATCGATCTTGTCAGGTCATCCGGTTTTAAAAATTATGGTATTGACCTCATGTACGGGCTGCCGGGCCAGACAGAGGATACATGGACAAAAACCCTGGAGTATGCATTAACCTTTGAGCCGACCCATCTTTCCTGTTATCAGTTCACCCTTGAGGAAAGAACCCCATACGGGCAATTAAAGGCAGAAGGGAAGCTCCGCCTCGCAGGTGAATGCGAAGAAAGAAAATTATTCCTTTTAACGTCAAATCGTTTGAAATCAAACGGTTTTATCCATTATGAAATATCCAATTTTGCCAGAACTCAGAAATATGAATCGCGCCATAACAAAAAATACTGGCAGCACATACCTTGTCTCGGGCTTGGCCCTGCCGCCCATTCTTTCAAAGATGGCATGCGCTGGTGGAATCACAGGTCTGTGGAAAAATATTGTGAGGCGCTTACCAGGGGAGAAAAACCTATTGATGGTTTTGAAACACTTTCGCCTGAGCAATTATGGCTGGAACGCCTCTTCCTTGGTTTCAGAACAAAACGGGGCGTTGCCCTCGGCGATGTAAGCGGTAAACCTTCACTTGATGAAACCCTCGTGCGCGCAAAACGATCTCGCCTTGTGACAATTCGCAACAACAGAATAATCCCCACCCAAAAAGGTTACCTTATAGCAGACCATCTTCCGTTGATGTTTTGTGATTGA
- the lepA gene encoding translation elongation factor 4, whose product MKQIRNFSIIAHIDHGKSTLADRLIQHANLVDARQFRDQILDNMDIERERGITIKSQTVNLPYTSKSGEEFELNLIDTPGHVDFSYEVSRALASCEGALLLVDASQGVEAQTLANLYAAMEHNLVIIPVINKIDLPSADIDRVKDEIEHELGLDAELALLCSAKEGTGIEDIFEAIVERIPPPSENTEKPLTALIFDAQYDSFRGTIVSCRVFDGVVRQGDIIRLMAMGTTHKVEEVGIFQLKMEPKKELSAGEVGYLIAGIKTVSDTRIGDTITLDTNPAPNLLPGFVEVKPVVFSSIYPIASDDYLSLGDALEKYKLNDAALIYQKDSSAALGQGFRCGFLGLLHLEIVQERLEREFDQSIIMTSPSVQYRFYLTDGSVVTIDNPTYYPDPTEIEKGEEPFIRASIMIPERYVGAVMKLCMERRGVNSRLNYPTTGRVEIAFDMPLAEVIFDFYDKLKSITQGYGSFDYEIIDYRESDLVKLDILVNGEKVDALSMIIHRERSRERAVKACDSLREEIPRQQFKIAIQGAIGGKIISRSTITPFRKDVTAKCYGGDISRKRKLLEKQKKGKKRMRVVGSVEIPQSAFMAVLKTDTE is encoded by the coding sequence ATGAAACAAATTAGAAATTTCAGCATTATTGCCCACATTGACCACGGAAAATCCACGCTTGCCGACCGTCTCATCCAGCATGCAAACCTCGTTGATGCAAGGCAGTTCCGTGACCAGATTCTGGACAATATGGATATTGAGAGAGAAAGAGGCATTACCATCAAAAGTCAAACGGTTAACCTGCCTTATACGAGCAAAAGCGGTGAGGAATTTGAATTGAACCTCATCGATACGCCGGGGCATGTGGATTTTTCCTATGAGGTGTCCCGTGCGCTTGCGTCATGCGAAGGGGCGCTCCTTCTTGTTGATGCCTCTCAGGGCGTTGAAGCCCAGACGCTTGCCAATCTCTATGCTGCTATGGAGCATAACCTTGTCATCATCCCTGTCATCAACAAGATAGACCTCCCTTCCGCTGATATTGATCGTGTGAAAGACGAAATCGAACACGAGCTTGGCCTTGACGCTGAGCTGGCATTACTCTGCTCTGCAAAAGAAGGGACAGGTATTGAAGATATTTTTGAAGCCATCGTTGAACGGATACCACCGCCATCGGAGAACACTGAAAAACCATTGACTGCGTTGATTTTTGACGCACAGTACGATTCATTCCGGGGCACTATTGTGAGTTGCCGTGTCTTTGACGGGGTTGTCAGGCAGGGCGATATCATCAGGCTCATGGCTATGGGCACAACGCACAAAGTCGAAGAGGTCGGCATCTTTCAGCTAAAGATGGAGCCAAAGAAAGAACTTTCTGCAGGCGAAGTCGGTTATCTCATTGCAGGCATAAAGACAGTGAGTGATACGCGGATAGGCGACACGATTACCCTTGACACAAATCCGGCTCCGAATCTGCTTCCAGGATTTGTGGAGGTAAAGCCTGTTGTCTTTTCGTCTATTTATCCTATTGCCTCTGATGACTACCTGTCGCTCGGTGATGCCCTCGAAAAATATAAATTGAATGATGCAGCGCTCATATATCAAAAAGATTCCTCAGCAGCCCTCGGTCAGGGTTTCAGATGCGGGTTTCTCGGGTTGCTTCACCTTGAGATTGTCCAGGAGCGCCTTGAGCGTGAGTTTGACCAGTCTATCATCATGACTTCACCGAGTGTTCAATACCGGTTTTATCTTACTGACGGAAGCGTTGTTACGATAGACAACCCCACGTATTATCCTGACCCTACAGAAATAGAAAAGGGTGAAGAGCCCTTTATACGGGCAAGTATCATGATACCTGAGCGCTACGTGGGAGCGGTGATGAAGCTCTGCATGGAGCGGCGCGGGGTGAATTCGCGTTTGAACTATCCTACGACAGGGAGGGTTGAGATCGCCTTCGATATGCCCCTTGCAGAGGTGATCTTTGATTTTTACGATAAGTTAAAGAGTATTACCCAGGGATACGGTTCATTTGATTATGAGATTATTGACTACAGAGAGAGTGACCTTGTAAAACTCGATATCCTTGTAAATGGCGAAAAGGTTGATGCACTGTCCATGATCATTCATCGTGAACGCTCAAGGGAGCGGGCAGTAAAGGCGTGTGACAGCCTCAGGGAAGAAATACCGAGGCAGCAGTTCAAAATAGCGATTCAGGGCGCCATCGGAGGGAAAATTATCTCCCGCTCAACCATTACGCCATTCCGGAAGGATGTAACCGCCAAATGCTACGGCGGGGACATTTCAAGAAAGAGGAAACTCCTGGAAAAACAGAAAAAGGGAAAAAAACGGATGAGGGTGGTAGGCTCGGTAGAAATCCCCCAGAGCGCCTTCATGGCGGTACTGAAAACCGATACAGAGTGA
- a CDS encoding lipid-binding SYLF domain-containing protein: MKTKKCGYWIVRGLLMGALLFAVSGMVSPIRADDAKDSTQLVEKASMTLENFVKAQEMEAFRNLLKDARGVFIAPQILKGAFVVGVSGGTGVFVVRDRKTGTWAGPAFYTIGEASFGFQAGGEASEVILLAMTDRGITALLGNSAKLGVDVGIAVGPVGMGAAASTANLSADIVTFASSKGLFGGIALDGALVKVRNGLNQAYYHKKKITPTDILIRKTVTNPQAESLTKAVATAVEGK, from the coding sequence ATGAAGACAAAAAAATGTGGCTATTGGATTGTAAGAGGTTTGCTCATGGGAGCACTGCTTTTCGCCGTTTCCGGAATGGTTTCTCCGATCCGGGCAGATGATGCCAAGGACAGCACGCAACTGGTGGAAAAGGCGAGCATGACCCTGGAGAACTTTGTCAAGGCCCAGGAAATGGAGGCTTTTCGCAATCTCCTCAAGGATGCGAGAGGCGTCTTTATTGCCCCCCAGATTCTTAAAGGGGCCTTTGTCGTTGGCGTTTCCGGCGGCACCGGCGTCTTTGTGGTCCGTGACAGGAAAACGGGAACCTGGGCAGGACCAGCCTTTTACACGATTGGCGAGGCAAGTTTTGGTTTTCAGGCAGGCGGTGAGGCCTCTGAAGTGATACTCCTTGCCATGACCGACCGGGGCATCACGGCGCTCCTTGGGAACAGCGCCAAACTCGGCGTAGATGTCGGTATTGCCGTCGGGCCGGTCGGTATGGGAGCAGCAGCTTCAACGGCCAACCTCAGCGCGGATATTGTCACTTTTGCCAGTTCAAAAGGATTGTTTGGCGGAATTGCTCTTGATGGGGCCCTTGTAAAGGTGCGTAACGGATTGAATCAAGCCTATTATCATAAAAAGAAGATCACCCCTACCGATATCCTTATCCGGAAAACGGTCACTAATCCTCAGGCTGAAAGTCTGACCAAGGCAGTTGCCACGGCGGTGGAGGGAAAGTAG
- a CDS encoding DHA2 family efflux MFS transporter permease subunit produces the protein MKNSNLTDFKKDYILTVIALALSIFFVRFDAYIVNLAMPTFVNVFKISVSQASWIALSYVLSQVSAVMLFGKLCNQFKLKSIYLLGMIIFTISSFLCGISPNFWSLIVFRSVQGLGGSMMLVSAYAAILLYLPREKVGWGLSIMTTSAALGVLLGPVAGGLIISHFSWPWIFLINLPAGIIAIIFCHKIIPDVAGPEKTPGQGLDITGLILSTAGLFLLVYTLNMGCEHGWVSPIILACELFSIISFVAFFAVEKKCKNPLLDMSLFSTRAFAIVLLSTIIGFLMFFGGNFLLPFYLTQQGLSPEQIGFLLMVFSVVYIPIGLYAGRLSGKVPSNKISAFAMFFASITGFVFAADFGTGLVGVVIYLIMLAASYGMFFVPINHCIMSFASDINRGSVSAVFNTVMNIAMAMGIAVMETIYSEFKVPVDGFRTAFFAGGVFCFIASVMLMFFSGEKPISAHPGST, from the coding sequence ATGAAAAACTCTAATTTGACGGACTTTAAGAAGGATTACATTCTTACCGTTATAGCCTTGGCTCTGAGCATCTTTTTTGTGCGCTTTGATGCCTATATCGTCAATTTAGCTATGCCTACTTTTGTTAATGTATTCAAAATAAGCGTCAGCCAGGCTTCATGGATTGCCTTGTCGTATGTCCTTTCCCAGGTTTCAGCAGTGATGTTGTTTGGCAAGCTGTGCAATCAATTCAAGCTTAAGAGCATCTATTTGCTGGGCATGATTATTTTTACAATAAGTTCTTTCCTATGCGGCATATCCCCGAATTTCTGGTCCTTAATAGTTTTTAGATCTGTGCAGGGTCTTGGTGGTTCGATGATGCTGGTAAGCGCCTATGCCGCTATTCTATTGTATTTACCACGCGAGAAAGTTGGGTGGGGTTTATCGATTATGACGACGTCTGCAGCTTTAGGTGTCCTTCTGGGTCCGGTAGCGGGAGGCTTGATCATCAGCCATTTTAGTTGGCCCTGGATATTTTTGATCAATCTCCCTGCAGGTATAATAGCCATAATATTTTGTCACAAGATAATCCCTGATGTAGCAGGCCCGGAAAAAACACCGGGACAAGGGTTAGACATTACCGGACTCATACTATCAACCGCCGGTTTATTTTTATTGGTTTATACGTTGAACATGGGGTGCGAACATGGTTGGGTTTCTCCTATAATATTAGCTTGTGAACTTTTTTCCATTATCTCTTTTGTCGCTTTTTTTGCTGTGGAGAAAAAATGCAAGAATCCGCTTTTGGACATGTCGCTTTTTAGCACGCGAGCATTTGCGATAGTGCTTCTATCTACCATAATTGGGTTTCTGATGTTTTTTGGTGGGAATTTTCTTTTACCTTTTTATCTAACCCAACAGGGATTAAGCCCTGAGCAGATAGGTTTTCTATTAATGGTATTTTCCGTAGTTTATATCCCAATAGGTTTATACGCCGGCCGCCTTTCCGGTAAGGTTCCTTCGAATAAGATATCCGCTTTCGCGATGTTTTTTGCCTCGATTACCGGCTTTGTGTTCGCGGCTGACTTTGGCACCGGACTCGTGGGTGTCGTCATTTATCTTATCATGCTTGCTGCTTCCTATGGCATGTTCTTCGTACCGATTAATCATTGCATTATGAGTTTTGCCTCAGATATAAACAGGGGCAGTGTGTCAGCCGTATTTAATACAGTAATGAACATCGCTATGGCAATGGGCATTGCTGTCATGGAGACGATTTATTCCGAGTTTAAAGTGCCGGTTGATGGCTTTAGAACTGCTTTTTTTGCCGGGGGAGTTTTTTGTTTTATCGCCTCGGTGATGCTGATGTTTTTCTCAGGAGAAAAACCAATTAGCGCCCACCCAGGTTCCACTTGA
- a CDS encoding MBL fold metallo-hydrolase, with product MRVYFWGTRGSLPASVSSETIKKKIFKVVKAASSLSFHSDEEIEKFLYKNFTNNNLPFSAIGSYGTNTSCIEIDGGNEFVLCDAGTGLRDFGNHVLRTMSQSHHQKPNVFNLFMSHLHWDHIQGFPFFTPAYMAGNHVNIYGLHEELEKVFVTQQDPPFFPVPLKYMNARITFTVLEPGKEYDIAGLRVKTIQQNHPGSSYGYRFEKDGKSVVYSTDSEHKDEAYDDDYPFLDFTRDADLLIFDAQYSLLDAISFKENWGHSSNIMGVELSVKANVKHLCIFHNEPTLDDERLDQFLDDTRRYLRIYAESYPLQIDLAYDGLQIEI from the coding sequence ATGAGGGTATATTTCTGGGGTACACGGGGTTCGTTACCTGCCTCTGTCTCATCTGAAACAATAAAGAAAAAGATATTCAAGGTCGTTAAAGCAGCAAGCAGTCTCAGTTTTCACAGCGATGAAGAAATAGAGAAGTTCTTGTATAAAAACTTTACCAATAATAACCTTCCGTTTTCTGCAATCGGAAGCTATGGCACCAATACGTCCTGCATCGAGATTGACGGCGGCAACGAATTCGTCCTCTGCGATGCCGGTACGGGTTTGAGAGATTTCGGCAATCATGTTTTGAGAACGATGAGCCAAAGCCACCATCAAAAACCCAATGTTTTCAATCTTTTTATGTCCCACCTTCATTGGGACCATATACAGGGATTTCCATTTTTTACCCCTGCCTATATGGCCGGTAACCATGTTAACATTTACGGGCTTCACGAGGAACTGGAAAAGGTTTTTGTGACTCAGCAGGACCCTCCGTTTTTTCCCGTACCCCTGAAATATATGAACGCCCGGATTACATTCACCGTGCTGGAACCGGGAAAAGAATACGATATTGCAGGCCTCAGGGTGAAAACCATACAACAGAATCACCCCGGCAGTTCGTATGGCTACCGGTTCGAGAAAGATGGAAAAAGTGTTGTCTATTCTACCGATTCAGAGCATAAAGACGAGGCCTATGATGACGATTATCCATTTCTGGATTTTACCAGGGATGCAGACCTTCTGATCTTTGATGCCCAGTACTCGTTGCTGGATGCCATTTCCTTCAAGGAGAACTGGGGTCATTCAAGCAACATCATGGGCGTTGAGCTCAGCGTAAAGGCCAATGTGAAACATCTCTGCATCTTCCATAACGAGCCGACGCTTGATGATGAAAGGCTCGACCAATTTTTAGATGACACGAGGAGGTATCTGAGGATTTACGCGGAATCATACCCGCTTCAGATAGACCTTGCCTACGATGGACTGCAGATTGAAATTTAG
- a CDS encoding DUF3300 domain-containing protein, with translation MTTKICIRTLVWLLVLLMAVPPGVFAQSGGVSPVFRQEQLDQMLAPIALYPDSLLVQILMAATYPMEVVAANRWAAANRNLSGDQFAIALDQQDWDPSVKSLVNFPSVLGMMDQRLDWTQRLGDAFLSQEDQVMATVQKLRAAAQAHGTLQNTNQQRVVTQGQTIVIEPVNPQVVYVPAYDPMVVYGPWWYPAYPPYHYYPVGAVIMGVGISFGLGIAIGIPWGYAWGGFGWSHHNVEINVYRNANFNTHINRTIYVNRYGDGGHGTWQHDPIHRKGVVYRDNVVAQRYGQVPKGNPDARRDVRGHTPDTTGMSTQTRNKGDVQERRDVSGVNRPPVQKDKSTTARQAPQQQKAQAPQQQKAPAVLSGVGSSGREVKTQSDRGLASRQTVITPKAGPAPRSGNVSRPSGEKANKPSGANVSRPSGEKGNKPGGANVSRPGGEKANKPGGANVSRPSGEKANKPSDRKPADAGHR, from the coding sequence ATGACCACAAAAATATGTATTAGGACATTGGTATGGTTACTTGTTCTGCTTATGGCAGTACCTCCTGGTGTTTTTGCCCAGAGTGGCGGTGTGTCTCCTGTGTTCAGGCAGGAACAGTTGGACCAGATGCTCGCCCCGATAGCACTCTACCCGGACTCACTGCTCGTTCAGATACTGATGGCTGCCACCTATCCAATGGAGGTTGTTGCGGCAAATCGTTGGGCCGCAGCAAACCGGAACTTGAGCGGAGACCAGTTCGCTATTGCCCTGGACCAGCAGGACTGGGATCCGAGCGTCAAGTCGTTGGTAAATTTCCCCTCAGTGCTGGGGATGATGGACCAGAGACTCGACTGGACGCAGAGACTGGGTGACGCCTTCTTAAGCCAGGAAGACCAGGTCATGGCCACGGTTCAGAAACTAAGGGCGGCGGCGCAGGCCCACGGTACGCTGCAAAACACAAACCAGCAAAGAGTGGTAACCCAGGGCCAGACTATTGTGATTGAGCCCGTCAACCCGCAGGTTGTATACGTGCCCGCTTACGACCCCATGGTCGTTTACGGTCCCTGGTGGTATCCCGCCTATCCTCCCTACCATTACTATCCGGTTGGAGCAGTAATAATGGGCGTCGGGATATCCTTTGGATTAGGCATAGCCATAGGAATCCCATGGGGTTATGCCTGGGGAGGTTTCGGGTGGAGCCACCATAACGTAGAGATCAATGTGTACCGGAACGCTAACTTCAACACTCATATTAACCGCACTATTTACGTCAATCGGTATGGCGATGGGGGGCATGGCACATGGCAGCACGACCCGATACACCGAAAAGGTGTCGTATATAGGGATAATGTTGTAGCCCAGCGGTACGGACAAGTGCCTAAGGGTAATCCTGATGCGAGACGTGACGTCAGAGGCCATACTCCGGACACTACGGGAATGTCAACGCAGACCCGGAACAAGGGGGACGTGCAGGAGCGTAGAGATGTTTCAGGGGTTAACCGGCCTCCGGTACAGAAAGACAAGAGTACTACCGCACGTCAGGCACCGCAACAGCAGAAAGCTCAGGCACCGCAGCAGCAGAAAGCACCCGCCGTTCTTAGCGGTGTCGGCAGCAGTGGCCGTGAGGTGAAGACACAGAGTGACCGCGGCCTTGCGAGCCGCCAGACTGTGATCACCCCGAAAGCCGGCCCGGCGCCCCGAAGCGGAAACGTAAGTCGTCCCAGCGGTGAGAAAGCAAACAAGCCGAGTGGTGCAAACGTAAGTCGTCCCAGCGGTGAGAAAGGAAACAAGCCGGGTGGTGCAAACGTAAGTCGTCCCGGGGGTGAGAAAGCAAACAAGCCGGGTGGTGCAAACGTAAGTCGTCCCAGCGGTGAGAAAGCAAACAAGCCGAGCGATAGAAAGCCTGCCGATGCAGGGCACCGTTGA
- a CDS encoding 50S ribosomal protein L11 methyltransferase — protein sequence MKPLEKPYKIRVDIRAEKGSEELLPEGIYDILPSRGIWIEEKGDDVIIKAYPSDVEEFVDYLRKSNISVKDVNVEKEVSLDYAELTKKYFRPIRIEDVTILAPWHKKRKSEKCIVIEPGMAFGTGRHESTKLMLKLMRHIDMEDKSVLDIGCGSGILSLYANVLGAKTIIAVDNDMDAILSVKKNLTLNDANRIETACTDLHRIKGTYDIILANLDIQTFTRRAGYIKKLLKSGGFIVISGVLVKNKKDVLPLFHPLSLIRTEKKNSWCGFVFK from the coding sequence ATGAAACCATTGGAAAAACCATACAAGATAAGGGTAGATATTCGAGCTGAAAAAGGGTCGGAAGAACTACTGCCGGAAGGAATATACGACATTCTTCCAAGCCGGGGAATCTGGATAGAAGAAAAAGGGGATGATGTCATCATAAAGGCTTATCCCTCTGATGTTGAGGAATTTGTCGATTACCTTCGAAAATCGAATATATCTGTTAAAGACGTTAATGTGGAGAAAGAAGTATCTCTTGATTATGCAGAGTTAACGAAAAAATATTTCAGACCCATCAGGATTGAAGATGTGACAATCCTTGCCCCCTGGCACAAAAAAAGAAAAAGTGAAAAATGTATTGTCATTGAGCCGGGGATGGCTTTCGGCACAGGCAGACACGAATCCACGAAACTCATGCTCAAGCTCATGAGGCACATAGACATGGAGGACAAATCGGTCCTCGATATCGGGTGCGGTTCAGGTATTTTGTCTCTCTATGCGAATGTGCTTGGAGCAAAAACAATTATTGCCGTCGATAATGATATGGATGCTATCCTTTCCGTAAAAAAGAATCTTACCCTCAATGACGCAAACAGGATAGAGACAGCATGTACTGACCTCCACCGCATTAAGGGCACATACGATATCATTTTAGCAAACCTTGATATTCAGACATTTACCCGTCGTGCCGGGTACATCAAAAAACTTTTAAAATCGGGTGGTTTTATTGTGATTTCAGGCGTTCTTGTGAAAAATAAAAAGGATGTACTGCCCCTTTTTCATCCACTATCCCTGATACGTACAGAAAAGAAAAATTCCTGGTGCGGCTTCGTATTTAAATAA
- a CDS encoding DUF2950 domain-containing protein, producing MIHMASYKKHISVYWFTPAIILVLMITLLVIHSPANAAATRQKSFSSPEDAVQAMVSALKSNDQKVLTAIFGRGSKNLISSGDEVADRENRERFLRSYEEKNKLDRVGDKKAILYVGNEDWPLPIPLVKKGKSWFFHTKKGKEEIINRRIGKNELNVIRVCMAYVDTQREYALKDRDGDKLLEYAGKFISEPGKKDGLYWETKEGEELSPLGPFIAAAREEGYATKGPDDKPVPYHGYYYKILTAQGKSAPGGAYDYVVNGKMVGGFALVAYPARYGSSGIMTFVVNQDGVVYERNLGKTTEKIAQAMETFDPDKEWKKVE from the coding sequence ATGATTCACATGGCTTCATATAAGAAACATATTTCGGTATATTGGTTCACTCCGGCGATTATCCTCGTTCTCATGATAACCCTCCTGGTTATTCATTCTCCTGCCAATGCTGCAGCTACCAGGCAGAAGTCTTTCTCGTCTCCTGAAGACGCGGTGCAAGCCATGGTCAGCGCATTAAAAAGTAATGACCAAAAAGTGCTCACGGCCATCTTCGGACGTGGTAGTAAAAACCTTATTTCTTCCGGCGACGAGGTTGCCGACAGAGAAAATCGTGAGCGTTTCTTAAGGTCCTATGAGGAAAAGAACAAACTGGACAGGGTGGGAGACAAAAAGGCAATACTCTATGTCGGAAACGAAGACTGGCCCCTTCCCATTCCTCTTGTGAAGAAGGGTAAATCATGGTTCTTCCACACCAAAAAAGGCAAGGAAGAGATCATTAACAGGAGGATTGGAAAGAATGAGCTTAATGTCATCCGGGTATGTATGGCCTATGTGGACACCCAGCGGGAATATGCGCTCAAGGATCGCGATGGCGACAAGCTTTTAGAGTACGCCGGCAAGTTTATAAGCGAGCCTGGAAAGAAAGACGGCCTCTACTGGGAGACAAAGGAAGGTGAGGAGTTGAGCCCTCTGGGACCTTTCATTGCGGCCGCCAGGGAGGAAGGTTATGCTACAAAGGGACCCGATGACAAACCTGTACCCTACCATGGTTACTATTACAAGATCCTTACGGCCCAGGGGAAGAGTGCTCCGGGAGGGGCTTACGACTATGTGGTCAACGGCAAGATGGTTGGGGGTTTTGCTCTTGTGGCCTATCCTGCCCGGTATGGAAGCTCCGGGATCATGACTTTTGTGGTGAATCAGGATGGTGTGGTTTACGAGAGGAATCTGGGGAAAACGACGGAAAAGATCGCACAGGCGATGGAAACGTTCGATCCGGACAAGGAATGGAAGAAGGTAGAATAA
- a CDS encoding phospholipase D-like domain-containing protein: MKTTMFSLLFFLLISILTLSGGCATLPNVTETIREVPAAQEPRQIASAKGLLSPKQSKALMERLQRSVNATDMLERYTAVIESVSESPLTKGNKVVLLVDGAATYAAMFKAVENARDHINLETFTMEEIEDDTGRKFADLLLQKQAEGVQVNLIYDSVGSYTTPAAFFQRLRDGGIQVVEFNPINPLKHRGKWRLAISDHRKILIVDGKAAITGGVNISQVYSSSLSGRGEEKGAQMPWRDTDVHIEGPAVAEFQKLFLDTWQRQKGATLPDRNYFPDQKEEGNTLVGVLGSAPGEANRLTFIMYVAAITFAENSLHMTNAYFVPDPQTVEALTDAAKRGVDVKIILPGTTDSSLAQYAGQYHYSDLLKSGVKLYKRRNALLHAKTLVIDGIWSTVGSTNMDSWSFSSSDEVNAVILSREFAIAMEKVFARDLAESDHVRWEDWERRPLFLKIREWFSHLFAHWL, translated from the coding sequence ATGAAAACAACCATGTTTTCCCTGCTGTTCTTTCTCTTAATTTCTATCTTAACCCTCAGCGGAGGATGTGCGACCCTGCCGAACGTTACTGAAACAATCCGCGAGGTGCCGGCTGCCCAGGAACCGCGTCAAATCGCTTCGGCCAAAGGACTGTTATCCCCCAAACAAAGCAAAGCCCTCATGGAACGATTGCAGCGATCTGTCAACGCGACAGACATGCTGGAACGTTATACTGCCGTAATAGAATCGGTGAGTGAAAGCCCGTTGACGAAGGGGAACAAAGTCGTGCTGCTCGTTGATGGTGCGGCCACCTATGCCGCCATGTTCAAAGCGGTAGAGAATGCCAGAGACCATATCAATCTCGAAACGTTTACCATGGAAGAGATTGAGGATGACACGGGTCGCAAGTTTGCTGATCTGTTGTTGCAAAAGCAGGCGGAAGGGGTGCAGGTGAATCTCATCTACGACAGTGTAGGCAGCTACACTACTCCCGCTGCATTCTTTCAGCGCTTGCGCGATGGGGGGATACAGGTTGTAGAATTTAACCCGATAAATCCTCTGAAGCACCGCGGAAAATGGCGTCTCGCCATATCGGACCATCGTAAAATTTTGATTGTAGACGGCAAAGCTGCCATTACCGGGGGCGTTAACATCAGCCAGGTTTATTCAAGCAGCCTTTCCGGAAGGGGAGAAGAGAAAGGGGCGCAGATGCCATGGCGTGATACGGACGTTCACATCGAAGGCCCTGCCGTGGCTGAGTTCCAAAAACTTTTTCTTGACACGTGGCAGAGGCAGAAGGGTGCGACACTCCCCGACCGGAACTATTTCCCCGATCAGAAGGAAGAGGGAAATACTCTGGTGGGAGTGCTGGGCAGTGCCCCGGGAGAGGCCAACAGGCTCACTTTCATTATGTATGTGGCCGCCATCACGTTTGCCGAGAATTCGCTCCATATGACAAATGCCTATTTTGTCCCTGACCCCCAGACGGTAGAGGCTCTCACCGATGCTGCAAAGCGCGGTGTTGATGTAAAGATTATTCTTCCCGGAACAACCGATTCTTCCCTGGCCCAATATGCAGGGCAATATCATTATTCCGATCTTTTGAAATCGGGGGTGAAGCTATACAAGCGCCGCAATGCTTTACTCCACGCAAAAACTCTGGTCATTGACGGGATCTGGTCGACAGTGGGCTCCACCAATATGGACTCCTGGAGCTTTTCAAGCAGTGACGAGGTGAACGCGGTTATTCTGAGCCGCGAGTTCGCTATTGCAATGGAGAAGGTGTTTGCCAGGGATCTTGCGGAGTCCGACCATGTTCGATGGGAAGACTGGGAAAGGAGGCCTTTGTTCCTCAAGATCAGGGAGTGGTTTTCGCATCTATTTGCCCACTGGTTGTAG